The region TCGCATCAACGGCTATCATAGGCATAACTTCACCTCTTGCTTGAGCGATACTCCTCATCTCTATCATCAAAAGCTCGTCTTTAACGCCCGCCACATATAGATCAAGAGCGCTACTTTTTAGCTCCGAGTTGCTTGGGTTTATAACAAATTTATCGTCTATATACCCGACTCTTACACCACACACAGGAGAATTCACAGGAATATCACTTAGATAAAGAGCGACAGAAGCTGCATTTAAAGAAACTACTTGCAAATCAACTTCAGGATCGGCAGAGAGTACCATAACTACGATTTGCGTAGGATACGCATAACCCTTTGGGAAAAGAGGTCGCAAGGAGCGATCTATGATGCGAGCTGTTAGAGTCTCAAAGTCACCAGGCTTAGTTTCGCGCTTAACGTATCCGCCGGGAATTCTGCCCGCGCCATAAGCTTTTTCTATATATTGCACCGTTAGCGGTAAAAAATCCTCACTTACTTGAGTATCCTCTCTTGCTACGGTTGCCAAAACGACCGTATTTTTCACTCGCAATAAAACAGCTCCGCTTGCTTGTTTTGCGACTTTGTTTATATCATAAATTTCAATCTGGTTATTAACTTCTATTGAATATTGCATGCTTTAATATCTCCTTGTTTTTGTAGTGGTATATAAAATGGACTCTCTTCCAATATAGAGAGTATAACTGACGGCTTTGGTTCGATCTTGTTCTTGTAGTAAAAATCCACGTCAATAAAATTTGCGATCTTATGTACGGCATAAATTTCATCTACAAGTTGAGTTAATTGACTTGCTACATTGGTAGCTATAAGCGGAGTAGCGTATCTAACGGATTTAACACCTTCTTTCATAAGAGTTTTGATGCAAATGAGAGCAGTTATGCCCGTCTCGCAACCCTCGTCAATCAACAAGATGTTTCTATCTTTTAAATTTCCTATTAAATTTCCTTTTCTGTACTTATATACGTTTTTTAAAATTTTCTCCTCATACTTTCTTTGAGCTTCACCGTATATGAAGTCATAACTTATCCCAAATGACTTAACAAGCTCGTCATGCACAAGTATCTCATCGGTTTCGCTTACCATAGCAATCTCGCACTCAGGATTGTTCGGAGCAAAAACTCTTTCCGTAAAGAGCATTTCGTAGCTTAAATTTAGCCCTCTTGATACTACGTCAGTTAATATAACGGAGTCGATAGAAGAGCAGATAACAAGATAGTTGTTCTCCGCAAGCTCTTTTTTGGGCAAAATTTCAAGTAGCTTAGCAGCGGCTTCAAGCTGGTTTTCAAACATAAGCTCGTCTATATAACTCATCTGCTTTGATCCTTTGAGCCGTCATCAGTAATACTGTCTAACGAGAAATCGTAATTAATACCACCCATAGGATAGAAATTTATCGTAAAATAAACGCCTTTTGACTTCTTGGATGCCGAACCGCTTGTTGTTGTAACGGGTTCAATCTCTTGCTGATAAATAACGGAGTAGTTCCAGCATTTTCTCTTATGCGAAACTCCTAAATGCCACTGCTTGGTATATTTTTTTTGCATATCATACTGGAGTCCGCCAAGCAGTCTATACTGACGAGGCAAATTTATAAAACCTGAGCCGTAAATAAAATTTTGCTTATCTTGTAAGTTTTTGCGTTCAAAGGTATGCCATAAATTTGAGCCAAAATATTGGTTTGAATAGTTGATGCCCGATTGTATTTTTTCTAATTTTTTATATTTATTAGAATACTCAAGCTTATTATAAAGAGATAAATTCGTAAAAGGAAAAACGGCTATTATATTTTTTAAATTCGAGTACTCGCTCTTTTGCGTATAGTATCCTTGAGAAATTGTGTGTCTTAGATACTTTCTGCCCTCACCGGTGAAAAAATACTGTGTTAATCTGCCGGCAACTTCATCTTGGGTGTATTGAGAGCCTATGAAATTTTGATATTTGCGACCAAGCATATCATAGACATAGATATCCTCATCGTTTTGAGTAGCTTCATAATCATCAGGCAAACTACCGTCATGATATCCTCTAAACACATAATCAATCCCAAAATTTAAGCTATGATAAAAGCTCTCATAAGCTTTAGCCAAATCAGTATGAAGCGAGAATTTATGCGCATTTTCCATATAACTTGCACTCTTATCCTCATCGCCTGTCGGTCTATAAATTTTGTTTGAATAATTAACCAAAGTAGCATAAAAATCATGATAGTAGGAGAAATTCAGATATTCGTCTACAAGAGGAATATGCAAAGACAAAGGAAGCTTAAACTCGTATTGAGTAGCCTTTACACCTATCTTTCTAGTGTAATTGTGCGAATGCAAATCAACAGAGTATAGCAAATTCGGCAAAAAGATAGAATCTACGTATTTGTGATACTGAAAGCTAGGATACTCCTGCAATGTGTCTTTATTTTCGTTTAGGCTACCTACTTTTGCAGTATCTATATAATATCTTGCATAAGCTCCAAAATAGTGCTGATCGCTACTTATAAAGTAGTTAAATTTAGAAGTAACAAGTGAATTTTCATCATTATTACCCCCGCTTCTACTCTTTAAATTTATATAATCTATATCGTTTAATTTAGTAGCGTCAAGCCACAATCCCTCTTGCAAATTCTCGTTTATAAGATGCTTTACCAAGCGATCACGCTCATACCTTACCTCTATGCCTTCGTGAGTTTTATTTTTCAAAGGAAGTCTGTTTGAGTTTTTGGCAATCTGCCTTTCTTTATAGCTTGCCTTGTCCCAAAATTTGCCCATAGCAATAAAGCCTTTAGAATAAGGCGAATCAACAAATCTAAATTTAGAATAAATTCCATTACCGCGCATCGTTCTAATCTGCGGATTTAGCTCTATGTCCCATGAGTTATATTCGGCTATATAAATCGGCTGCCTGTAAAAAAATCCATCGCTTTTACCGTAGCCAAATTCAGGCGGAAGCAGCCCCGTTCTGCGTCTGGTATCGGTTGAAAATCCAAAATAAGGCAGATAAAAAACAGGAACTTTGCCCAGATAAAAAACCGGATTATAAAGGTGCAAGAATTTACTTTGCTTATTTAGCTTTCCGCTACTAAATTTGATACTCCAATCAGGATCTTGGACATTGCAACTTGATACGATAGAGCCGCTTGTTTTGTAGTATTTCTCATTGCTCTCACTCTCATCGCTTTGCATCCAAACTTCCATATCGCGATTCATCATAAATAGCGCTTCGTAGCTACTATCCTTGCTGTTTAGATCGATTTTAGCATACCCGCAGCGAGATACTTCATCCTCTCCACGCATTACGTTTACGTTGCCAAACAGCTCTAAGATACGTTTTTGCTGATCATAAACAGCCTTGTCCGCGCTTATCAGATACTCTGAAGAATAAACAAGTACGTTTTTTTCAGCCGTTACGATATCTCCTTGACGATTTACGTCATCGGCTAAAAGCTCAAAATCCTGAGCGCTTAAAAGAGCTGAAACGGAAAAAATAAGTATAAAAAATATTCTAATAAACATCGATCACCACTGTCTTTGCGACCAAATCATGCCACGTTTGAAGGGTTTGGTTTCCAAGCGCCCAAGCAAAGCCAAGGAAAAAGCAGTTTTCACTAATGATCCTAACGATACTTCTTATGATGGAAGCGCCCAAATTCGGCTTATCTAAAAGCGCTAAATCTACACAAACTATCTTCATGGCGATTTTGCCAAGAGTTGCGCCGTAATACCAGATAAAAAACGCTTGATACAAAACCTTTAGCATCACAACTTGAGGAATCAAAGAGTAAGTGATATTCATCACCTCTTCATAGCTGCTCGTCTCTGCAAATTTGCCCCAGTAAATCACGGTAAACAAGATGGATATCAAAAGCTCATCTATCAGATAAGACATGGCGCGCTTTTTGGCAGAAGCTAAGCGAATACCTTCTCTGTCAAGCTTATCTAGGATATTTTCGCTCATCTAAGAGCCTGCCAAGCGATATCTTTGCGATACTGCATACCGTCAAATTTTACATTTTCGCATAGTTTATAAGCCCTATCTCTAGCCTCTTTTATGTTTTTTGCACTTGCTACGCATACTAGCACTCTACCGCCGTCAGCGTAAATTTCACCGCTCTCCTCGCTAACGCCCGCATAGGCTATATGAGAGCCTAGGGGAACATCTTCTACGCTTATTTTGGCTTTAGGGCTATTTTTATAAGGATAGTTTTTGCTAGCAACTACGACTCCAACAGCAAATTCATCCTTTATCTTAACGTCTATTTCGCTAAGCCTTCCGCTTGCTGCCTTATATAAAATTTCACTCAGATCAGATTCAATCAAAGGCATCAAAACCTCACACTCGGGATCACCGAAACGAACGTTAAATTCAAGCACATAAGGCTCGTTTTCAACCACCATGAGTCCTACAAAGAGCACTCCGCAAAACTCATTTCCCTCAGCTTTCATACCCCTTAAAGTAGGCTTTACTACTTCTTCTTCAACTTGTTTTATAAGCTCTTTCGTAGCTAGCGGACTTGGTGCATACGCCCCCATACCGCCCGTGTTTGGACCCTCGTCATTATCAAGCAGTCTTTTGTGATCTTGAGCTACCGGCAAGCTTACGAAATTTTCGCCATCGCATAGAGCAAAAAAACTAAGCTCAAATCCGTCCAAAAACTCCTCTACAACTACTCTTTTTCCGGCCTCGCCAAAGCTTTCGCCGCTTAACATCTCTTTAGCAGCTTCAAAAGCCTCTTCATGAGTTTTTGCTATTATTACGCCCTTGCCTGCGCATAGTCCGTCCGCCTTTACCACGATCGGCGTTTTTAAAGATTTTATAAATTCATTTGCTTTATTTACGTCATCAGTATTTAGATATTTAGCCGTTTTTATAGCGTGTCTTGCAAGAAAATCTTTCATATAAGCTTTTGAGCCCTCAAGCCTAGCGGCACTCTTGCTTGGTCCAAAGACAGTTAAGTCGTTTGTCTTAAAGATATCAACTATCCCTTCGCTAAGAGGCGCTTCAGGACCTACGATAGTTAAATTTATACCTTTGTCTTTAGCAAATTTTGCAAGCTCTTCATAATTTTTATATTTGATATTTTCGCCAAGTTTTGAAGTGGCTCCATTGCCCGGAGCAAAGTAGATTTTACCGACGTTTTTTTCACTTTTAAGCTTTAAGCCTATGGCGTATTCGCGCCCGCCGCTGCCGACTATTAGTATATCCATGCCGTCTCCGTAAATTTAAAACACCCGAGCGAGCGGTGCGTAAGTAAGCGGCCCTAAATTAAAGCCAACCTTGCAAATAGGCGACATCCCTTAGGTTGCAACTTCTCGCGCTTTTAGGCGTTCAGGCAAAGCCACATCACACAGATATCGCACATCTTCGCCCATACTAATGTGTTGGACCCAAAAAAGTACGCTGCCAAATCACTCAGGCAAGTAAATTATATAGTGATTTTGCTTAAAGTAATGTTTTAGCAAGCCTTATACAAGACTCTACGCTTTGAATTTCACTTGTGGTAGCAGTTGTAAATTTATCCAGCTCTTTGCTTGTCGTTTGTCCTATGCTAACAGCCTTATAGCTATCATCCCAGCCAAAATTTGAGATAAAATTCTTAACCGCCGAAGGAGCGGTAAATATGATCACGCTTTTTGGTTCAGGCTTTAGCCCTATTTCCGCCTTCAAGCAGACATTTTCGTAAGCTACTATCTGAGTTATATTAACGCCTGCGGTTTCTAAAATCCCACCTAAATTTGAAACTGTTTTTTTAGCTCTTAGATAAAGCGTTTTTTTATCTTTTAAAAGCAGTAAAATTTCGCTTGCAAACTCTTTTCCATAGGAGTTTTGCCCGATATAAATTCTATCAAATCCTACCTGCTTTGCCGCGTTTGCACTTGCGTCGCCTATGGCGTAAATTTGCAAATTTTTATCGATTTTGATTTTATTAAATTCTAACGCTTTTATAGAGTTTTTAGAGGTTATGATAAGCGCTTCAAATTCGCTTAAATCAACTTCAAATTCGCTAAATTTAATCTCATTTAACCTAAGCGTCTTTGCGCCCTCATAATCAAAATTTGAACCGACTAGATAGATCATTTTAGACTTCCCTTCTTTTGAAAATAGGCTTTTGCTCTATCTTTTAAAATCGTATATATCGTAACTCCATCGCCGCTGCCGTATTTTTTTATAAGTGCGTTATGAAACTCCAAAGTGTTCTTACTTTCTCTTGCTATCTTTTTTATCTCCTGGGAATTTTTGGATAAAAGATTGTTTGTCTCGGCATTTTTTATTGGGCTTAATTGATCTTGTTTGGTTTCATCATCCAAATTTGAGCTGTTTTTAGACTCCTTGGACAGAGTTTTTATTTTAGGTGAAGCAAGCATTTTGGAGGCATAAATTTGTCTTGCTTTTTGTTTAAAAGTTTTATATATAACCAGCCCATCATCATCGCCGTAAGCGTTTTTTAGCATGATATGAAGCTCTTGAAGATTTGAAGATTTTAACAAAATATTTTCAACCTCTTTGCTTCTATTCTCGTCTATTTTTAAACTTACATCTTTTTGTAAAGTTATTTTTTTAAATTTCTCCCTTTTTTCGGCTCTTAAAGCGTTAAAAAATCCTATTACGCTATCATAAAATTTATCATTGCTAACTACGCAAATTTTACCCTTCTTATCAAAAAATTTTCCCATTAAAAATACTATTATCTTATCTGCAAAATCCCTATCCGCATCACTTATCATAAAAATTTTAAACTTTACTTTTTTAGAGTTTAAAATTTTTAAAGTCTGCATGGATATCTTTTTTCTTGCATTTGTAACTATATAAACCCTATCTTTTTTCTTGGGATCTATTATCTTAAAGATATTATCAACACATATATTTTCATCATCTATTATAAATCTTTTCAATTTTCTCTCCAAATTTAGAGTTTATCTATGCTTAAAAACCCTCTCAAGCCAAAAGCCAAATGTCGTATCGGGGATAAAAAATTCCCCATCTTGCTTATCTATTATCTCTTTAGCAAAAAGCTGTTTAAGTGCCGCTTGCAAGGACGTTTTGCTTATGTTAAATTGCGACAAAACACCGAGTGAAAAATACTCTTTTTGTCCTTTGATGATGATTTCAAGAGCTTTTTTTTGATTGCCTGTAAATGTATCAAAAACCAGCCTGTAAGCGCCATCTTTGCTTTGCAGCACTATATCAAGTGCGCCTAAAACCGCTTTTTTATCAATTGTTTTTTCATTTTCATAGATAAAATACAAAACATTTTGTATAAGCTTCGTATCAAATTTGCATATACCGGCAAGCTCGTTTATCTGAGCCTGAGTTGTTTTTAAGAAATTTTTAGCGTATTTATAAATTTCATTTTGCTTTAACGCGCCAAGTTCAAAATGAGTAGCCATCTCAAAAAGAGGCATTTTATGGCTAAAAAGTGAAGTTAATATATGCCGCTTTGAGCCAAGAAATATAAACGAGATATTTTTACTGGTCTGCATAAATTTACGCAACCTCGCATCTATCCTAAGCCCGCTAAACTCGGCTATTTGCTGAAATTCATCGATGATAAAAACTACTTTTTTCTCTTTTGAAATTTCATCAAGCATATTAAACAGATCATCCATCGCCTCGTCAAAGCTTGCGTTTTTTATCATCGGACTTGCCGAAAGTTCGTAAGTAAGCGGATCAAGCGTGATCTCAAAGCTTATTCTTTTGAGTTTGGCAAGGATAAACTTAAATGTACTTTGAAAATTTGCTTTTTGTGATTTGGCGACATTTCTAAGCAGCTCTTTTACAAAATCCTCTCCGCAAGTCATATCGAAGATGTCGCTATATATACAGACAAATTCCTCTTGATGACGGCGCATAAACTCCTTAATGAGCGTGGTTTTACCCATGCGTCTTTTTGAATAGATAAGCAAATTTGAAGAGTTTTTGGCAAATTTATAAATTTTATCAAGTTCGTTTTGCCTACCGTAAAATGTCGAGCCGTCAGCTAAGGTTTCAAATGGAAACGGATTTTTCATAGAGCGCCTTATATTGTTTGGTATGTAGATATTATACCATTATTTTTATACTAAAACTAAAATTTAAAAGATACTTTTTATTTTAAAAGTCCGTTTTTAACTAGATATTCTCTTGCAACATCATTGGCGCTACGCTTTAAAACCCGCACGGCATAGTTCATATCACTCATCTGCTCACTACTTATCTTGCCGTTTAATTTACTTAGAGCATGCCCTATCTGCGGATATTTATCAAGCGTATCTTGTCTCATCAAAGCGGCCGCTTCATAAGGCGGGAAAAGTCTCTTATCATCCTTAAGCGCTACAAGATCAAATTCTCTTATCTCGCTATCGGTCGAGTAAGCATCTATCACCTGAACTTCTCCGCTTAATATAGCTTTGTACCTTAATGCAGGCTCAACGGTTTTAACATTTAAATTTAAACCGTAAAGGGATTTAAGGCCTAAATTTCCATCTTCTCTGTCGTTAAATTCAAGAGTA is a window of Campylobacter sp. CCUG 57310 DNA encoding:
- a CDS encoding phosphoribosyltransferase family protein; translation: MSYIDELMFENQLEAAAKLLEILPKKELAENNYLVICSSIDSVILTDVVSRGLNLSYEMLFTERVFAPNNPECEIAMVSETDEILVHDELVKSFGISYDFIYGEAQRKYEEKILKNVYKYRKGNLIGNLKDRNILLIDEGCETGITALICIKTLMKEGVKSVRYATPLIATNVASQLTQLVDEIYAVHKIANFIDVDFYYKNKIEPKPSVILSILEESPFYIPLQKQGDIKACNIQ
- a CDS encoding LPS-assembly protein LptD, with translation MFIRIFFILIFSVSALLSAQDFELLADDVNRQGDIVTAEKNVLVYSSEYLISADKAVYDQQKRILELFGNVNVMRGEDEVSRCGYAKIDLNSKDSSYEALFMMNRDMEVWMQSDESESNEKYYKTSGSIVSSCNVQDPDWSIKFSSGKLNKQSKFLHLYNPVFYLGKVPVFYLPYFGFSTDTRRRTGLLPPEFGYGKSDGFFYRQPIYIAEYNSWDIELNPQIRTMRGNGIYSKFRFVDSPYSKGFIAMGKFWDKASYKERQIAKNSNRLPLKNKTHEGIEVRYERDRLVKHLINENLQEGLWLDATKLNDIDYINLKSRSGGNNDENSLVTSKFNYFISSDQHYFGAYARYYIDTAKVGSLNENKDTLQEYPSFQYHKYVDSIFLPNLLYSVDLHSHNYTRKIGVKATQYEFKLPLSLHIPLVDEYLNFSYYHDFYATLVNYSNKIYRPTGDEDKSASYMENAHKFSLHTDLAKAYESFYHSLNFGIDYVFRGYHDGSLPDDYEATQNDEDIYVYDMLGRKYQNFIGSQYTQDEVAGRLTQYFFTGEGRKYLRHTISQGYYTQKSEYSNLKNIIAVFPFTNLSLYNKLEYSNKYKKLEKIQSGINYSNQYFGSNLWHTFERKNLQDKQNFIYGSGFINLPRQYRLLGGLQYDMQKKYTKQWHLGVSHKRKCWNYSVIYQQEIEPVTTTSGSASKKSKGVYFTINFYPMGGINYDFSLDSITDDGSKDQSR
- a CDS encoding RDD family protein, whose translation is MSENILDKLDREGIRLASAKKRAMSYLIDELLISILFTVIYWGKFAETSSYEEVMNITYSLIPQVVMLKVLYQAFFIWYYGATLGKIAMKIVCVDLALLDKPNLGASIIRSIVRIISENCFFLGFAWALGNQTLQTWHDLVAKTVVIDVY
- the purD gene encoding phosphoribosylamine--glycine ligase, with the translated sequence MDILIVGSGGREYAIGLKLKSEKNVGKIYFAPGNGATSKLGENIKYKNYEELAKFAKDKGINLTIVGPEAPLSEGIVDIFKTNDLTVFGPSKSAARLEGSKAYMKDFLARHAIKTAKYLNTDDVNKANEFIKSLKTPIVVKADGLCAGKGVIIAKTHEEAFEAAKEMLSGESFGEAGKRVVVEEFLDGFELSFFALCDGENFVSLPVAQDHKRLLDNDEGPNTGGMGAYAPSPLATKELIKQVEEEVVKPTLRGMKAEGNEFCGVLFVGLMVVENEPYVLEFNVRFGDPECEVLMPLIESDLSEILYKAASGRLSEIDVKIKDEFAVGVVVASKNYPYKNSPKAKISVEDVPLGSHIAYAGVSEESGEIYADGGRVLVCVASAKNIKEARDRAYKLCENVKFDGMQYRKDIAWQALR
- a CDS encoding uroporphyrinogen-III synthase, whose protein sequence is MIYLVGSNFDYEGAKTLRLNEIKFSEFEVDLSEFEALIITSKNSIKALEFNKIKIDKNLQIYAIGDASANAAKQVGFDRIYIGQNSYGKEFASEILLLLKDKKTLYLRAKKTVSNLGGILETAGVNITQIVAYENVCLKAEIGLKPEPKSVIIFTAPSAVKNFISNFGWDDSYKAVSIGQTTSKELDKFTTATTSEIQSVESCIRLAKTLL
- a CDS encoding ATP-binding protein, producing MKNPFPFETLADGSTFYGRQNELDKIYKFAKNSSNLLIYSKRRMGKTTLIKEFMRRHQEEFVCIYSDIFDMTCGEDFVKELLRNVAKSQKANFQSTFKFILAKLKRISFEITLDPLTYELSASPMIKNASFDEAMDDLFNMLDEISKEKKVVFIIDEFQQIAEFSGLRIDARLRKFMQTSKNISFIFLGSKRHILTSLFSHKMPLFEMATHFELGALKQNEIYKYAKNFLKTTQAQINELAGICKFDTKLIQNVLYFIYENEKTIDKKAVLGALDIVLQSKDGAYRLVFDTFTGNQKKALEIIIKGQKEYFSLGVLSQFNISKTSLQAALKQLFAKEIIDKQDGEFFIPDTTFGFWLERVFKHR